A part of Phoenix dactylifera cultivar Barhee BC4 chromosome 2, palm_55x_up_171113_PBpolish2nd_filt_p, whole genome shotgun sequence genomic DNA contains:
- the LOC103706178 gene encoding F-box protein SKIP23-like, whose amino-acid sequence MLNVRFVRSCVLARIGRARSRSRNATRKKKPYRLIPFPPPPPPPFFRAATMASGERSSRRWVTRWPDLSTDILDVIVKKLTRAADYLHFRCVCKSWRSFAKPTNLPSHLPLLVLPYDPHSLQRHVLSLPTREIRTLLIPDLVDRVILASSRGWLLLLDLRYWCRRLFLLNPLTGAQVQLPPTDGFLHLTGFEFSWKAYLLLSPNLDPRDSVVVVAECYRNSREIAFCKLGDESWTVMNTGLVTELVSVAHHEGSLYMTDMQSNASVCKIASPLNPEPINLPNIDLEGCYLFFVTTSTQLLLFVQYHADLVPDDADFDDEPFDHFIGVFELKQGNAPGWNKIEGIHGNKLYMAMELFPTYLVFGWAIPGRRGDCIFYSSASGFSYRQLKGDFHEIDDFDFETGNHERIIRTWADSTSNKRLAPFWIELNLCKMLE is encoded by the coding sequence ATGTTAAATGTTCGTTTCGTTCGTAGCTGTGTTCTTGCAAGAATCGGAAGGGCGCGATCTCGATCAAGAAACGCAAccaggaaaaagaaaccctatAGACTCATCCCAtttccaccaccacctccacctCCTTTTTTCCGAGCGGCAACAATGGCGTCCGGCGAAAGAAGCAGCAGGAGGTGGGTCACCCGATGGCCCGATCTCTCTACCGATATCCTGGACGTCATCGTCAAGAAGCTCACCCGCGCCGCCGATTACCTCCACTTCCGTTGCGTCTGCAAGTCCTGGCGCTCCTTCGCCAAACCCACCAATCTTCCCTCCCACCTCCCTCTCCTCGTGCTCCCCTACGACCCCCACTCCCTACAACGTCACGTTCTCAGCCTCCCCACCAGGGAGATCCGCACTCTCCTCATCCCCGACCTCGTCGACAGAGTAATCCTCGCCTCCTCCCGCGGCTGGCTCCTCCTGCTCGACCTCAGATACTGGTGCAGACGCCTCTTCTTGCTGAACCCCCTCACCGGGGCCCAAGTCCAGCTCCCTCCCACCGATGGTTTCCTCCACCTGACCGGCTTCGAATTCTCGTGGAAGGCGTACTTGCTTTTGAGCCCGAACTTGGACCCGAGGGATTCCGTGGTGGTGGTCGCCGAGTGCTATCGTAACTCCCGTGAAATCGCCTTCTGTAAATTGGGAGATGAATCATGGACCGTGATGAATACCGGTTTGGTCACTGAGCTCGTCTCCGTGGCGCACCATGAGGGGAGCCTTTATATGACCGACATGCAAAGCAATGCTTCGGTTTGTAAAATTGCTTCCCCTTTGAACCCTGAGCCGATCAATTTGCCGAATATTGATCTTGAGGGGTGTTATCTGTTTTTCGTGACAACATCTACGCAGTTGTTGTTATTTGTTCAATATCATGCAGATCTTGTCCCCGAtgatgctgattttgatgatgaaCCTTTCGATCATTTTATTGGAGTATTTGAGTTGAAGCAGGGGAACGCACCCGGATGGAATAAGATCGAAGGCATTCATGGAAATAAATTGTACATGGCAATGGAGCTATTTCCGACCTACCTTGTTTTCGGTTGGGCTATTCCTGGACGCAGAGGAGATTGCATTTTCTATAGCAGTGCTTCTGGCTTTTCATATAGACAGCTGAAGGGCGATTTTCAtgaaatagatgattttgactTCGAGACCGGCAACCATGAACGAATAATTCGTACTTGGGCGGATTCAACGTCGAATAAGCGGCTGGCTCCTTTTTGGATCGAGCTCAATCTCTGCAAAATGTTGGAATAG
- the LOC103706179 gene encoding uncharacterized protein LOC103706179: protein MASGETSSRRWVPRWPDLSTDILDVIVKKLTRASDYLRFRCVCKSWRSFAKPTNLPPHFPLLMLPYDPRSLHRRVLSVPTREIRTLPIPDVVHKVTLASARGWLLLLDLVPAGGRLFLLNPLTGAQVQLPPTDGFFHLTGFEFSLVHQKFLSIRRGIHSSTSVLDYSVIFPWKACLLLSPNLDPRDSVVVIAECYRNSREIAFCKLGDESWTVMNTGLVTELVSMAHHEGSLYMTDMQNNASVCKIASPSNPEPINLPNIDLEECRLFFVTTSTQLLLFAQYDVDLIPNDADFDDEHFDHCFGIFELKQGNAPGWYKIEGIHGNKYLTMELFPSYLVFSWAIPGRRGDCIFYSGASGFSYRQLKSDFHEMDALDFGTSNYDRIVPASGTSSDEWLPPVWIELNLCKMLE from the coding sequence ATGGCGTCCGGCGAAACAAGCAGCAGGAGGTGGGTCCCCCGATGGCCCGATCTCTCTACCGATATCCTGGACGTCATCGTCAAGAAGCTCACCCGCGCCTCCGATTACCTCCGCTTCCGTTGCGTCTGCAAGTCCTGGCGCTCCTTCGCCAAACCCACCAATCTTCCCCCCCACTTCCCTCTCCTCATGCTCCCCTACGACCCCCGCTCCCTACACCGTCGCGTTCTCAGCGTTCCCACCAGAGAGATCCGCACTCTCCCCATCCCCGATGTCGTCCACAAAGTAACCCTCGCCTCCGCCCGCGGTTGGCTCCTCCTGCTCGACCTCGTCCCCGCGGGCGGACGCCTCTTCTTGCTGAACCCCCTCACCGGGGCCCAAGTCCAGCTCCCTCCCACCGATGGTTTCTTCCACCTGACCGGCTTCGAGTTCTCTCTGGTCCATCAGAAGTTTCTGAGCATCAGGCGCGGCATCCACTCCTCCACGAGCGTCCTCGATTACTCGGTCATTTTCCCGTGGAAGGCGTGCTTGCTTTTGAGCCCGAACTTGGACCCGAGGGATTCCGTGGTGGTGATCGCCGAGTGCTATCGTAACTCCCGTGAAATCGCCTTCTGTAAATTGGGAGATGAATCATGGACCGTGATGAATACCGGTTTGGTCACTGAGCTCGTCTCCATGGCGCACCATGAGGGGAGCCTCTATATGACCGACATGCAAAACAATGCTTCGGTTTGTAAAATTGCTTCCCCTTCGAACCCTGAGCCGATCAATTTGCCGAATATTGATCTTGAGGAGTGTCGTCTGTTTTTCGTGACAACATCTACGCAGCTGTTGTTATTTGCCCAATATGATGTAGATCTTATCCCCAAtgatgctgattttgatgatgaaCATTTCGATCATTGTTTTGGAATATTTGAGTTGAAGCAGGGGAACGCACCCGGATGGTATAAGATCGAAGGCATTCATGGCAATAAATACCTAACAATGGAGCTATTTCCGAGCTACCTTGTTTTCAGTTGGGCAATTCCCGGACGCAGAGGGGATTGCATTTTCTATAGCGGGGCTTCTGGCTTTTCATATAGACAGCTGAAGAGCGATTTTCATGAAATGGATGCTCTCGACTTCGGGACCAGCAACTATGATCGTATAGTTCCTGCTTCGGGGACATCCTCGGATGAGTGGCTGCCTCCTGTTTGGATCGAGCTCAATCTCTGCAAAATGTTGGAATAG